One window of the Synechococcus sp. CC9311 genome contains the following:
- a CDS encoding DegT/DnrJ/EryC1/StrS family aminotransferase: MRWSVRGSVIKQKINTTNTCQEFDSLRAALVKLEASKVKLIVVIGEHGQIVRTVSDGDIRRALISGMSLDDSVSKLPTRNPVVCQEDSDESEVVAAMNNNSVNTIIQVDSKDLPVFLINKKDLEGSILLSSPHLGESETNYVQDAIDSNWIAPIGPYLNRFEQDLSAICDRSHAIAVASGTAGLHLAIRALMIKQDKRIYVSDLTFIGSVQPILIEKHEPVFIDCEPGTWNMSTKALERQLKLDKDRNRLPGAIIVVHLYGQPANILEICKIANAYDVPIIEDAAESLGATVNGEASGCHGLISVYSFNGNKIITTSSGGAVVTNCPKIASKIRYLATQGRDNCLHYQHSSIAYNYRMSNVLAALGVGQLEVLKDRVKARRNIFSRYVQSLTRVPGISFQQEVPDTLGNRWITAIEIEPRSENLHPFAIMKILKSEGIDARPGWKPMHMQPICYGYDYIPHDEQTSYSERHFMRSICLPSGSNMPSRSQDRVISAILQILTKETN, from the coding sequence ATGAGATGGTCTGTAAGAGGTAGTGTGATAAAGCAAAAAATAAACACTACCAATACTTGCCAAGAATTTGATAGCTTAAGAGCTGCACTAGTAAAACTAGAAGCGAGCAAGGTCAAGCTGATAGTTGTGATTGGTGAGCACGGTCAGATAGTGAGGACAGTCTCAGACGGGGATATCAGGCGTGCATTGATCTCAGGAATGAGTTTGGATGATAGTGTATCAAAATTACCAACTCGCAATCCGGTAGTTTGTCAAGAGGATTCAGACGAATCTGAAGTTGTCGCCGCAATGAATAATAATAGCGTCAATACAATTATTCAAGTAGACTCTAAAGATTTACCTGTTTTCCTAATTAATAAAAAGGACTTAGAGGGCAGCATTCTTCTTTCGTCGCCTCATCTTGGCGAAAGTGAAACAAACTATGTTCAGGATGCAATTGACTCTAACTGGATTGCACCGATAGGACCATATTTAAATAGATTTGAACAAGATCTATCAGCTATTTGCGATAGGAGCCATGCAATTGCGGTGGCTTCTGGCACAGCCGGATTGCATCTAGCCATTAGAGCACTTATGATTAAGCAAGATAAGAGAATTTATGTTTCTGACCTTACTTTTATAGGAAGCGTACAGCCAATATTGATTGAGAAGCACGAACCGGTATTCATAGACTGTGAGCCTGGGACATGGAATATGTCAACAAAAGCGCTAGAGCGCCAATTGAAGCTAGATAAAGATAGAAACAGGCTCCCTGGAGCAATTATTGTTGTACATCTGTATGGACAGCCAGCGAATATATTGGAAATATGCAAGATTGCAAATGCTTACGATGTTCCGATAATCGAAGATGCTGCAGAGAGTCTAGGAGCAACAGTAAATGGAGAGGCTAGTGGTTGTCATGGACTAATAAGTGTATATTCGTTTAATGGGAATAAGATAATAACAACATCCTCTGGAGGTGCTGTTGTTACTAATTGCCCCAAGATAGCGAGTAAAATTAGATATCTTGCAACGCAGGGGCGTGATAATTGTTTACATTACCAGCATAGTTCAATTGCCTATAATTATAGAATGTCAAACGTACTGGCAGCACTGGGAGTGGGTCAACTAGAGGTGCTTAAGGATAGGGTCAAGGCAAGGAGAAATATATTTTCACGTTACGTGCAGAGTTTAACGAGAGTTCCAGGAATTAGTTTTCAACAAGAAGTTCCAGACACATTAGGCAATAGATGGATAACTGCAATAGAGATTGAGCCAAGGTCAGAGAATCTCCACCCCTTTGCAATAATGAAAATTCTAAAGTCAGAGGGAATAGACGCAAGGCCAGGCTGGAAACCTATGCATATGCAGCCTATATGCTATGGGTATGACTACATTCCACATGACGAGCAAACAAGTTACTCAGAGCGACATTTTATGCGATCTATATGTCTGCCAAGTGGTTCTAATATGCCGTCACGTTCTCAAGACAGAGTCATAAGTGCAATCCTTCAAATTCTGACAAAGGAGACAAATTAA
- a CDS encoding N-acetylneuraminate synthase family protein: protein MSLRDICIGTQVLGEGHLPIILPDIDMFFNGDLEIARGLIESVSKSGLRTIKTAILEDPMVVFDTPAEERYLCRDGSYKSVNYRSLIQKKVMTLDQHRELFNLIKSYGLNFIVSVYTLESVDFAVSEGAIAIKIASSNINFLPLIEKSARTGLPLLIDTGKSTLCEIFEARHAAYSANQDVKLIFEHSPAAPPAPIERQDLSFMNYLSNLLGEHAGLSHHSDDLLMIIASVAIGAKVIEFGLCRDNEADDQDVFHAVKEGQLMQLVENINRVNIALGDPYSRIDNEVMPNNGRMSLRAKQGLIAGTRMNLENVSFSFPPIGIPANEWARVQGKILKRNVQAGMPICNNDVEYE, encoded by the coding sequence ATGAGCCTAAGAGACATCTGCATTGGAACTCAGGTCCTTGGTGAAGGACATCTTCCAATTATTCTACCGGATATAGATATGTTTTTTAACGGAGACCTAGAAATAGCGCGTGGCTTAATAGAGAGTGTATCAAAGTCAGGCTTACGGACAATTAAGACGGCAATATTAGAAGACCCAATGGTTGTATTTGACACACCAGCTGAGGAGCGTTACTTGTGTAGAGACGGAAGCTATAAGTCTGTCAATTATAGATCCCTAATACAGAAGAAGGTAATGACATTAGATCAGCATCGTGAACTGTTTAATTTAATCAAGTCTTATGGTTTAAATTTTATAGTATCAGTCTATACGCTTGAGTCTGTTGACTTTGCGGTAAGCGAGGGTGCTATTGCGATAAAAATAGCCTCGTCAAATATTAACTTTCTTCCGCTAATAGAGAAGAGCGCTAGAACTGGGTTGCCGCTTTTAATTGATACAGGAAAATCAACACTATGCGAGATATTTGAGGCAAGACATGCTGCTTATTCAGCCAATCAAGATGTGAAACTGATTTTTGAGCATAGTCCTGCCGCTCCACCAGCACCAATAGAGAGACAGGATCTAAGCTTTATGAACTATCTATCGAACCTACTAGGTGAACATGCAGGATTGTCTCACCACTCTGATGACTTACTAATGATCATAGCTAGCGTTGCGATCGGGGCTAAAGTAATTGAGTTTGGCTTATGTCGGGATAATGAGGCTGATGACCAAGATGTTTTTCACGCGGTAAAAGAGGGGCAACTGATGCAGCTTGTAGAAAACATAAACAGAGTAAATATTGCACTTGGCGACCCGTACTCAAGGATCGATAACGAGGTAATGCCTAATAATGGTAGGATGAGCTTACGTGCCAAACAGGGATTAATAGCAGGCACGAGAATGAATTTAGAGAATGTATCGTTCTCATTCCCACCAATAGGGATACCAGCTAACGAATGGGCTAGAGTACAAGGAAAAATTTTGAAACGAAATGTTCAGGCTGGAATGCCCATTTGCAATAACGATGTTGAGTATGAATAG
- a CDS encoding acylneuraminate cytidylyltransferase family protein produces MKRICTICARAGSKRLANKNIAPLNGHPLIAYAIAAAHESKLFRKIVVTSDSREYLEIASRYGNIACVYRNAELSNSAISKTRAIYDAVLKCEQCEGIQYDTIVDLDVTAPLRAAADVIAAVKALEKDKFAESLVSVTESKVTPFSNLFYVDQQGFLMPMLSPEEVNEHTGSTKMCFALNAAIYAWKRDSFMEHPRTFTKKTLAFIMAEYTRFDIDGPIDLEFVEFLILKMPNRFVRPMQIKLQGEKDRE; encoded by the coding sequence ATGAAAAGGATTTGTACAATTTGTGCACGAGCCGGCTCAAAACGATTAGCAAATAAAAATATTGCGCCGCTGAATGGTCATCCTCTCATCGCTTATGCAATAGCAGCTGCTCACGAGTCTAAGTTATTCAGAAAAATCGTAGTAACAAGCGATAGTCGTGAGTATTTGGAAATAGCAAGCAGATATGGAAACATAGCGTGCGTATATAGAAATGCTGAGTTATCCAATTCTGCAATATCAAAGACTAGAGCAATTTATGATGCTGTACTTAAGTGCGAACAATGTGAGGGTATACAGTACGATACTATAGTTGATCTCGATGTCACTGCTCCATTGAGAGCAGCAGCAGATGTCATTGCTGCAGTCAAAGCTTTAGAGAAAGATAAGTTTGCTGAAAGCCTGGTATCTGTAACAGAATCAAAGGTGACGCCGTTCTCAAATTTGTTTTATGTCGACCAACAAGGATTTTTAATGCCAATGTTAAGCCCTGAGGAAGTAAATGAGCACACTGGTTCAACAAAGATGTGCTTTGCTTTAAATGCTGCGATATATGCATGGAAGCGAGATAGTTTTATGGAGCACCCACGAACATTTACCAAAAAGACACTAGCATTTATAATGGCAGAATATACACGATTTGATATTGACGGACCAATTGATCTTGAATTTGTAGAATTTTTGATATTAAAGATGCCAAATCGATTTGTAAGGCCAATGCAGATTAAACTACAAGGAGAGAAGGACCGCGAATGA
- a CDS encoding sugar transferase produces MIRIADLVLSLILLMVAIPLLAVATFLISVESRGWPVFSQVRIGKYGKEFIIYKLRTMYVNASKDGNFATKKGDKRITRVGGFLRATSIDELPQLINVIRGDMSFVGPRPDVPTQKEMYTEREFIFRHSVQPGITGLAQIRGRSGATHEIRLKNDCEWVEKRSFTLYLKILMITVYSVLTKLAH; encoded by the coding sequence ATGATAAGGATTGCAGATCTGGTTCTCAGCCTAATTTTACTCATGGTGGCGATTCCACTTTTAGCTGTGGCTACATTCTTAATATCAGTAGAATCAAGAGGGTGGCCAGTATTCAGTCAAGTCAGAATTGGGAAATACGGAAAAGAATTTATAATTTATAAGTTAAGGACAATGTATGTTAATGCATCGAAAGATGGCAACTTTGCCACAAAAAAAGGTGATAAGAGAATAACAAGAGTTGGTGGGTTTCTGAGAGCGACGAGTATTGACGAGCTGCCCCAACTGATCAACGTAATTAGAGGCGATATGAGTTTTGTTGGGCCAAGGCCTGACGTACCTACCCAGAAAGAAATGTATACTGAAAGGGAATTTATTTTCAGGCATAGTGTTCAGCCAGGCATTACAGGATTAGCTCAGATTCGAGGTCGATCTGGTGCTACTCATGAAATTAGACTAAAGAATGATTGTGAGTGGGTAGAGAAGCGCTCGTTTACTCTCTACCTAAAAATACTGATGATAACGGTGTATAGTGTCTTAACGAAATTGGCACATTGA
- a CDS encoding Gfo/Idh/MocA family protein: MAQTHELMEIGALVVGFGSIGRKHARLLKEVGARVSVVTRSCREVERDSAYTYFESIGDVNMKEIRYIVIAVETSRHIECMLNALRLNKRARIMVEKPLAAESKQLVDLGLTIEDKERVFIGFNLRYLPVVKKSKELCKQQDKKFTRAEFFSHSYLPHWRDIDYRKSSSARWSTGGGVLRDLSHELDLMQWLCGTPHKLNIYGGHLSNLECEVEDTIYIVGSCKQAGLVSIGLSYTQHFETRGFSLISNNETLVTDLMSGKIIKSSSNGTELIECPCEDFDDTYRKMHRDIIQEGGGECARYIDGQLNIKCIEDLDRELGMHEK, from the coding sequence ATGGCACAAACTCATGAATTAATGGAAATAGGTGCCCTTGTAGTCGGGTTTGGATCGATCGGAAGGAAACACGCACGATTGCTCAAGGAGGTAGGCGCAAGGGTTAGCGTGGTAACAAGATCATGCAGGGAGGTAGAACGGGACAGTGCATACACTTATTTTGAGTCAATAGGGGATGTAAATATGAAAGAAATAAGATATATAGTAATAGCAGTTGAAACATCGAGACATATTGAGTGTATGCTCAATGCGCTCAGATTAAACAAGCGAGCAAGGATAATGGTTGAAAAGCCACTTGCCGCTGAGTCTAAGCAGCTGGTTGACTTGGGGTTGACGATAGAGGATAAAGAGAGAGTGTTTATTGGCTTTAATCTAAGATATTTACCCGTGGTGAAGAAGTCGAAGGAATTATGCAAACAACAGGACAAAAAATTTACGAGAGCAGAATTTTTTAGCCACAGTTACCTGCCGCATTGGCGCGACATTGACTATAGAAAAAGTAGCTCAGCACGATGGTCTACCGGAGGTGGAGTTCTAAGAGATTTGTCACATGAGCTTGATCTGATGCAGTGGCTTTGTGGAACTCCACATAAACTGAATATATATGGTGGTCACTTGTCTAATCTCGAGTGTGAGGTTGAGGATACTATTTATATCGTTGGAAGCTGTAAGCAGGCAGGACTTGTATCAATTGGCCTGTCATACACGCAGCATTTTGAAACGAGAGGTTTTTCACTAATTAGTAACAATGAAACTCTGGTTACGGATCTTATGTCTGGTAAAATTATAAAGAGTAGTAGCAATGGAACAGAATTAATCGAATGTCCCTGCGAGGATTTTGACGATACATACAGGAAAATGCATAGAGATATAATACAAGAAGGTGGAGGGGAGTGCGCGAGATATATCGATGGCCAATTGAATATAAAATGCATAGAAGATTTGGACCGGGAGCTGGGGATGCATGAAAAGTAA
- a CDS encoding phosphotransferase produces the protein MVKQENSKRKIAKLALACSSPGGAALIKETIGYLAKKRDIEIEVVMVEEPAWRILENVCKLNNIRAAISTNARYTKHESDKKQEYMKWVLETIGDAQIDAVITGLSGLDMGVDETLQLIGSRQRKIRYTLQDTPGWVVDGIAGPSPTYFVQIAGKEKEMTEKGVHRSICVGELKMKEMKYKAERLLKKVGQNEITTNRVLFIGQPLWQLQGYRKTLEKLHSVVADLGKDGIDYVSHPLEGKEQAIASGLVKVTSRGLLELVLEYKYIVTCFSTGLKEAAMINMAAKRKLPRLIYAIGEKDVRASYVENGQSISELVKDSWFAEVIDRELTLGDFKTEIWGNKTIEFSEPKTEEIYKTIVRDYKKRLFLPKNYAADSQLDTSRRQLGSSHSWAEEIREALRKCGLGEANSEIRRLSTLHDESETVYIRGNTKESGNIFIKLIDTREVEQTKNALLMVQEIGEGCAQVETVLTKDPVYIETKNKYMAVTQWIDSTEIDCEDEDNLKKIGSALGLLHKRMKTLVFKRELAIERQRWIVDAWHEVAKTDLLEKKCSTLSKKIKEEISKRANRVSRETNKQFIHGDLNKGNILCTRQGGIIFIDFEEATSSWLPFYVDLAIVIERLCMLSGRNSIKRCRVLLSEYFKVVEWRLPRVEALNDGRAYAIARSFGILSQSRLYGLDWPEYEWTKFCKLTKHMIDEKKILRDLSVDFTN, from the coding sequence ATGGTGAAACAAGAGAATAGTAAGCGAAAAATTGCCAAGCTAGCACTAGCATGCTCCTCCCCTGGTGGAGCAGCATTGATAAAGGAAACTATTGGCTACTTAGCAAAGAAACGAGACATAGAAATAGAGGTGGTAATGGTCGAAGAACCGGCGTGGAGAATATTGGAGAATGTTTGCAAGTTAAATAATATAAGAGCAGCAATTTCAACCAATGCGAGATACACTAAGCACGAATCTGACAAGAAACAGGAGTACATGAAATGGGTCCTCGAGACGATTGGGGACGCACAAATAGATGCTGTAATAACAGGGCTAAGCGGTTTGGATATGGGAGTAGATGAGACATTGCAGTTAATTGGTTCTAGACAAAGAAAAATCCGCTACACGCTTCAGGATACGCCTGGTTGGGTTGTGGATGGCATAGCAGGTCCATCACCGACTTACTTCGTACAGATTGCGGGAAAGGAAAAAGAAATGACTGAAAAGGGCGTACACAGATCGATTTGTGTAGGAGAATTAAAAATGAAAGAGATGAAGTACAAAGCCGAGAGACTGTTAAAGAAAGTTGGACAGAATGAAATTACGACAAACAGAGTATTGTTTATAGGTCAACCACTATGGCAACTACAAGGTTATAGAAAAACCCTAGAAAAACTCCATAGTGTGGTGGCAGACTTAGGGAAGGATGGAATAGACTACGTAAGCCATCCTCTTGAAGGAAAGGAACAGGCAATTGCAAGTGGATTAGTAAAAGTAACAAGCAGAGGCCTACTAGAACTAGTGCTTGAATACAAATATATAGTAACCTGCTTTTCGACCGGACTAAAGGAAGCGGCTATGATAAATATGGCAGCAAAGAGAAAGTTACCCAGACTAATCTATGCAATTGGAGAGAAGGATGTCAGGGCGTCGTATGTCGAAAATGGCCAGTCAATAAGCGAACTAGTCAAAGATAGCTGGTTTGCGGAGGTTATAGACAGAGAGCTAACCTTAGGAGATTTCAAGACGGAGATATGGGGTAATAAGACGATTGAATTTAGCGAGCCAAAGACAGAAGAGATCTACAAGACGATAGTTAGGGATTACAAAAAAAGATTATTCTTGCCAAAGAATTATGCGGCAGACAGCCAGCTTGATACAAGCCGAAGGCAATTAGGGTCAAGTCACAGTTGGGCGGAAGAAATAAGGGAGGCACTAAGAAAATGCGGGCTGGGAGAAGCCAATAGTGAAATCAGAAGACTAAGCACATTGCATGATGAATCCGAGACTGTGTACATAAGAGGCAACACAAAAGAGTCGGGCAATATATTCATAAAACTAATAGATACCAGAGAGGTTGAGCAAACTAAAAATGCACTATTAATGGTTCAAGAGATAGGGGAAGGATGTGCACAGGTTGAAACGGTATTGACAAAGGATCCCGTATACATAGAGACAAAAAACAAATATATGGCAGTGACGCAGTGGATTGACAGCACAGAAATAGATTGCGAAGACGAGGATAATCTCAAAAAAATCGGCAGCGCACTTGGTTTGCTTCATAAGAGAATGAAAACCTTAGTTTTCAAGCGGGAGTTAGCAATCGAGAGACAAAGATGGATTGTTGATGCCTGGCACGAAGTTGCTAAAACTGACTTGCTAGAAAAAAAGTGCAGTACGTTGTCAAAGAAAATCAAAGAAGAAATCAGCAAACGCGCCAACAGAGTAAGCAGAGAAACGAATAAGCAATTTATTCATGGGGATTTGAATAAGGGCAACATCTTATGTACAAGGCAAGGAGGTATAATATTTATAGATTTTGAGGAGGCCACGTCGAGTTGGCTTCCATTTTATGTAGATCTGGCTATTGTTATTGAGAGATTGTGCATGTTATCCGGTAGAAACAGCATAAAAAGATGCAGGGTATTACTTAGTGAATACTTCAAAGTAGTTGAATGGAGATTACCAAGAGTTGAAGCGCTCAACGATGGCAGAGCATACGCAATTGCCAGGTCCTTTGGTATATTATCTCAATCTAGACTATATGGTTTAGATTGGCCAGAGTATGAATGGACAAAGTTCTGCAAGCTTACTAAGCATATGATAGATGAGAAAAAAATCTTGAGAGACTTGTCAGTAGATTTTACTAATTAA
- a CDS encoding SDR family oxidoreductase, translated as MSRGGMRLADKRVLVTGAGGILGSRFADAVLSEGGKIVLAEVNSERLKEIHEQMTARHKKENILAISCDCGNEEEVVRAFAKVEKDFGGVDVVINNATAPIKNPKEFFANLTDFSLEEWRRQNSVNLDACFLVAREAVKSFLKKKDGSGGSLIQMSSVMGVMGHDKRIYKNALYEGNAINTPVAYSTAKAGVLGLMRWIAVEYADKKIRSNAIAPGGIFSGQNDEFVDRYSARVPMGRMGRDTEITGALLYLASDEASYMTGQCLLVDGGLGAW; from the coding sequence ATGAGCAGAGGCGGCATGAGGTTGGCTGACAAGAGGGTACTTGTTACAGGTGCTGGCGGCATTCTTGGGTCGCGTTTTGCCGACGCAGTACTATCTGAAGGCGGCAAAATAGTGCTAGCAGAAGTCAACTCTGAAAGACTTAAGGAGATCCATGAGCAGATGACAGCTCGTCACAAAAAGGAGAATATCTTAGCTATAAGCTGTGACTGTGGAAATGAAGAAGAGGTTGTCAGGGCATTCGCAAAGGTCGAGAAAGACTTTGGAGGAGTAGATGTTGTTATAAACAATGCTACAGCACCCATAAAGAACCCAAAAGAGTTTTTTGCCAATCTGACTGATTTTTCATTGGAAGAATGGCGGAGGCAAAATTCGGTGAACCTAGATGCATGCTTTTTAGTTGCGCGTGAAGCCGTGAAAAGTTTTCTGAAGAAAAAAGACGGATCAGGAGGATCATTGATACAGATGAGCTCTGTCATGGGAGTCATGGGTCATGACAAGAGAATTTACAAAAATGCATTGTATGAAGGAAATGCAATCAATACACCAGTCGCTTACAGCACAGCGAAAGCAGGTGTCCTGGGATTAATGAGATGGATAGCAGTTGAATATGCAGACAAAAAGATACGGTCGAATGCAATTGCACCAGGAGGCATCTTTAGCGGACAGAATGATGAATTTGTAGATAGGTACAGCGCAAGAGTACCTATGGGGAGAATGGGAAGAGACACAGAGATAACAGGCGCACTGCTTTACCTTGCCAGTGATGAAGCCTCATACATGACAGGTCAATGCCTGCTTGTTGATGGTGGACTAGGTGCATGGTGA
- a CDS encoding nucleoside-diphosphate sugar epimerase/dehydratase gives MKFAELSRIYPVPVVNQVVRFPPRARRFLLMGIDALLLPLAVWLSFWLRLAHPFHPVFMAAGSWLLMAVLLVGLPLYAFTGQYKGLTRYVGSADLYRLAGRNGLLVLLLAGLGLMLGLPMPPRSSWILLWLLLTGFTGAVRFALRDLLLNLRSIHHKQQLRVAIYGAGAAGAQLAAALRLAGNHRIITFLDDNPNYWSRSINGVGIQPPQVLKDLEDSVDQVLLAIPSLPRSERRRIVDDLQRRGIGVLQVPSVDDLTSGHARIDALRPIAIEDLLGRDEVPADPHLLGPGIRDAVVCVTGAGGSIGSELCRQILALSPARLVLLESSEPALYAIEQELCSLVPGRTELKAVLGSATDTQLHRLFEDQSVELVFHAAAYKHVPLVEANPLAGLSNNVGSTVQVCRAAMAVGVHQVVLISTDKAVRPTNVMGSSKRLAELVVQAHATEGSSTRFSMVRFGNVLGSSGSVVPLFRRQIAAGGPITLTHPEIIRYFMTIPEAATLVLQSSVLAQGGDVFLLDMGEPVRIKALAEQMVRLSGLSLRDAGHPDGDIEIICTGLRPGEKLYEELLIDAESQPTAHPLIYRAEERSIPPHVLWPQLDALEAAIAAQDVEGALALLAQLVPEWQRGDGVNGAGAAVAAAVENDLLA, from the coding sequence TTGAAATTTGCTGAGTTGTCGCGTATCTATCCCGTTCCTGTCGTCAATCAGGTGGTTCGCTTTCCGCCCAGGGCCCGCCGCTTCTTGTTGATGGGCATCGATGCTCTGTTGTTGCCCCTGGCCGTCTGGCTCAGCTTCTGGTTGCGCCTGGCACATCCGTTCCACCCAGTCTTCATGGCCGCTGGCAGTTGGTTGTTGATGGCTGTGCTCCTTGTTGGCCTTCCGTTGTATGCATTCACGGGGCAATACAAGGGCCTAACCCGCTATGTCGGTAGTGCTGACCTCTATCGCCTGGCCGGGCGCAATGGTCTCCTGGTGCTTTTGCTAGCTGGTCTTGGTTTGATGCTAGGGCTGCCGATGCCGCCCCGCAGCAGCTGGATTCTGTTGTGGTTGCTGCTTACCGGTTTCACAGGGGCCGTGCGCTTTGCGCTGCGGGATCTGTTGCTGAATTTGCGCTCTATTCATCACAAACAGCAGTTGCGCGTCGCCATCTATGGCGCTGGTGCAGCCGGAGCCCAGTTGGCGGCTGCCCTGCGTTTGGCGGGCAACCACAGGATCATCACTTTCCTCGACGACAACCCGAATTACTGGAGTCGATCCATCAACGGTGTTGGTATCCAACCTCCCCAGGTGTTGAAGGATCTGGAGGACTCCGTTGATCAGGTGCTGCTGGCGATCCCCTCCTTGCCCCGCAGCGAACGTCGTCGCATCGTCGACGACCTCCAGCGACGTGGCATCGGTGTGTTGCAGGTGCCTTCGGTGGATGACCTCACCTCCGGTCACGCCCGCATCGATGCTTTGCGGCCAATCGCGATTGAAGATCTGCTCGGTCGCGATGAGGTGCCGGCCGATCCCCATCTGCTTGGGCCAGGCATTCGTGATGCTGTGGTTTGCGTTACAGGAGCAGGCGGCTCGATTGGCTCGGAGCTCTGCCGTCAGATCCTGGCCTTATCTCCGGCGCGGTTGGTGCTTCTGGAGAGCAGCGAGCCGGCGCTGTATGCGATTGAGCAGGAGCTCTGTTCGCTGGTGCCGGGAAGAACCGAGCTCAAGGCAGTGCTGGGCAGTGCCACCGACACGCAGCTGCACCGTTTGTTTGAAGATCAGTCCGTCGAGCTGGTCTTTCACGCTGCGGCCTACAAACACGTTCCACTGGTGGAGGCCAATCCATTGGCGGGCCTGTCCAACAACGTGGGTTCCACTGTTCAGGTGTGTCGCGCTGCCATGGCCGTTGGCGTCCACCAGGTGGTTTTGATCTCCACCGACAAAGCCGTTCGCCCTACCAACGTGATGGGTTCGTCCAAACGGCTGGCCGAATTGGTCGTTCAGGCCCATGCCACCGAGGGAAGCAGCACTCGTTTTTCAATGGTGCGCTTCGGCAACGTGCTCGGCTCATCGGGATCGGTGGTGCCTTTGTTTCGCCGCCAGATCGCTGCCGGTGGGCCGATCACACTCACCCACCCGGAGATCATTCGCTATTTCATGACCATCCCCGAGGCTGCCACGTTGGTGCTGCAGTCTTCGGTTCTCGCCCAAGGTGGAGATGTGTTCCTGCTCGACATGGGCGAACCGGTGCGGATCAAAGCCCTGGCTGAGCAGATGGTGCGCCTGAGTGGGTTGTCACTGCGCGATGCCGGCCATCCAGATGGGGACATCGAGATCATTTGCACCGGCTTGCGACCCGGCGAGAAGCTCTACGAAGAGCTGTTGATTGATGCTGAATCTCAGCCCACAGCCCATCCCTTGATTTATCGGGCAGAGGAACGTTCGATACCTCCCCATGTGCTTTGGCCTCAATTGGATGCCTTGGAGGCAGCTATTGCGGCGCAGGATGTAGAGGGCGCGCTGGCCTTGCTGGCGCAGCTGGTGCCCGAGTGGCAGCGGGGCGATGGTGTGAATGGGGCTGGTGCTGCGGTAGCTGCTGCAGTGGAGAACGATTTATTGGCTTAG